The Panacibacter microcysteis genome includes a window with the following:
- a CDS encoding glutaminase family protein — translation MNFKGLIKAVTCLFFSQQLSAQVNKAPAYPLITHDPYLSVWSFTDQLNASPTKHWTGSEQSLIGLIKVDGKIYRLLGKESLPLKPIVPVGDETAYTVKYVTAAPAEGWMKENFDDGKWKTTQAPFGDNERAKTRWTEGDLWVRRSFDLANTDINELYLRMQHDDNVQVYLNGEEIYNCNCWNGKIENYKMDDAVKSRLKKGKNVLAIHIANTAGGSWLDAGFADKPKPKPDPQAVEDAVQQSVNVTATQTKYAFTCGAVDVDLSFVSPLVISDIDLLARPVSYVTFKVKPNDGKAHDAQVYFGTSTDLAVNVRAQEVKAGSYTSGGLNILKAGTTEQPVLQKKGDDLRIDWGYLYVAIPESSNAIQTISQATSALTAFAPNKINLTTGKGLWLNTIIPFGKITGASEQTVMLGYDDLYAVQYFQQNLKAWWKKGNATIEGELAAAAKDYTTVLAKCEATDQMIFEDAKRAGGENYAKLCVMAYRQSIAAHKVLKSPQGETLFLSKENYSNGSINTVDVTYPSAPLFLAYNTELMKGMLNGIFYYSESGKWTKPFPAHDIGTYPLANGQTYGEDMPVEECGNMMCLAGAISKADGNIAYAKQHWETLTKWVAFLVKEGLDPANQLCTDDFAGHLARNANLAVKAICGVGAYAMMADMMGDKATADKYNAIAKDMATKWMSLADAGDHYALTYNDKNTWSQKYNMIWDKLLGLNLFPDEVYKKEIAYYLTKQQTFGLPLDSRKTYTKSDWILWTAVLTNNENDFTTFVDPVYKYATETPTRVPLSDWHETTDGKQVGFQARSVVGGYFIKVLADKWKQ, via the coding sequence ATGAATTTTAAAGGTTTAATAAAAGCAGTAACCTGTTTATTTTTTTCGCAGCAGTTAAGCGCCCAGGTTAATAAGGCGCCGGCATACCCGTTGATTACACATGATCCATACCTCAGTGTATGGTCATTCACAGATCAGCTGAACGCATCTCCTACAAAACACTGGACAGGCTCCGAACAGTCGTTGATCGGTTTAATAAAGGTAGATGGTAAAATTTATCGGTTACTTGGTAAAGAGTCTTTGCCGCTTAAACCTATTGTGCCTGTTGGCGATGAAACCGCCTACACGGTAAAGTATGTTACAGCAGCACCGGCAGAAGGCTGGATGAAAGAAAATTTTGATGATGGTAAATGGAAAACAACACAGGCACCTTTTGGCGATAATGAACGTGCCAAAACAAGATGGACAGAAGGTGACCTGTGGGTGCGCAGGTCTTTTGATCTTGCAAATACAGACATCAATGAGCTTTATCTCAGAATGCAGCATGATGATAATGTGCAGGTGTACCTGAACGGTGAAGAGATTTACAATTGCAACTGCTGGAATGGCAAAATAGAAAATTATAAAATGGATGACGCTGTAAAAAGCAGGCTAAAAAAAGGAAAGAATGTTTTGGCCATCCATATTGCCAATACCGCAGGCGGTTCATGGCTCGATGCCGGTTTTGCTGACAAGCCTAAACCAAAGCCCGACCCGCAGGCAGTAGAAGATGCAGTGCAGCAATCTGTAAACGTTACAGCTACGCAAACAAAATATGCATTCACATGTGGCGCTGTAGATGTTGACCTGTCTTTTGTAAGCCCGCTGGTTATTTCTGATATTGACTTACTTGCCAGGCCCGTTTCTTATGTAACGTTTAAAGTAAAACCAAATGATGGCAAGGCGCACGATGCACAGGTTTACTTTGGTACATCTACTGATCTTGCCGTAAACGTAAGGGCACAGGAAGTAAAAGCAGGCAGCTACACATCCGGCGGTTTAAACATTTTAAAAGCAGGCACCACAGAGCAGCCGGTACTGCAAAAGAAAGGTGACGACCTGCGTATAGACTGGGGTTACCTTTATGTGGCCATACCAGAATCTTCCAACGCTATACAAACGATCAGCCAGGCTACATCTGCGCTTACCGCATTTGCACCAAATAAAATAAATCTTACTACAGGCAAAGGCTTATGGTTAAATACCATTATTCCTTTTGGTAAGATAACGGGTGCCAGCGAGCAAACGGTAATGCTCGGCTACGATGATCTGTATGCGGTTCAATATTTTCAGCAGAACCTTAAAGCATGGTGGAAAAAAGGCAATGCAACCATAGAAGGCGAACTGGCTGCTGCAGCAAAAGATTATACTACTGTGCTTGCCAAATGCGAAGCAACAGATCAAATGATCTTCGAAGATGCAAAGAGAGCCGGCGGAGAAAATTATGCAAAGCTTTGTGTAATGGCTTACAGGCAATCAATAGCGGCGCACAAAGTGTTGAAAAGTCCCCAGGGCGAAACTTTGTTTCTGTCAAAAGAAAATTACAGTAATGGTTCTATAAATACTGTAGATGTTACTTACCCGTCAGCACCGCTTTTTCTTGCTTATAACACAGAACTGATGAAAGGAATGCTGAATGGTATTTTCTACTACAGCGAAAGCGGTAAATGGACCAAGCCTTTTCCTGCACACGATATCGGTACTTACCCGCTTGCAAACGGGCAAACATATGGTGAAGATATGCCCGTGGAAGAGTGTGGAAACATGATGTGTCTTGCAGGTGCCATCAGTAAGGCAGATGGGAATATTGCATATGCAAAACAACATTGGGAAACATTGACAAAATGGGTAGCGTTTCTTGTAAAGGAAGGCCTCGATCCTGCCAACCAATTGTGTACCGATGATTTTGCCGGCCACCTTGCACGCAACGCAAACCTTGCTGTCAAAGCTATTTGCGGCGTTGGCGCCTATGCCATGATGGCCGATATGATGGGCGACAAAGCTACCGCAGATAAATACAACGCCATTGCAAAAGATATGGCCACAAAGTGGATGTCTCTTGCAGATGCAGGCGATCATTATGCGCTTACCTATAACGATAAAAATACCTGGAGCCAGAAGTACAATATGATCTGGGATAAACTGCTTGGTCTTAATCTTTTTCCCGACGAAGTGTATAAGAAAGAGATTGCTTATTACTTGACAAAGCAGCAAACTTTTGGTCTCCCGCTAGATAGTCGTAAAACATATACAAAGTCTGACTGGATCTTGTGGACGGCAGTGCTTACAAACAATGAAAACGACTTTACAACTTTTGTAGATCCTGTCTATAAATATGCAACGGAAACACCCACACGTGTTCCACTCAGCGACTGGCACGAAACAACAGACGGTAAACAGGTTGGCTTCCAGGCACGCAGTGTGGTGGGTGGTTATTTTATAAAAGTACTCGCAGATAAGTGGAAGCAATAA
- a CDS encoding DUF3823 domain-containing protein, protein MKILSYIVAGCVLTGALYSCKKDNYAPPSSQITGGLLYNGDTIYVEYERVPFQLYQSGFGKVGAINGVFTQDGQMNALLFDGDYKFIVPTGQGPFMWPKTAAGTPDSLAISVAGSKTVDIEVTPYYMIRNANISVSGTTVNATFKAEKIITDANAKDIESVTLFVNNTVYVSGTNNVARADKAGADITDPDNISLSVALPTLSQDYVFARVGIKIAGVEDMIFSQLVKLTF, encoded by the coding sequence ATGAAGATCCTTTCTTATATAGTTGCAGGTTGTGTTTTAACAGGTGCTTTGTATTCCTGTAAAAAAGATAACTATGCACCGCCATCATCTCAGATTACAGGCGGGCTGTTGTATAACGGTGATACCATTTATGTAGAGTACGAACGTGTGCCATTTCAGTTGTATCAATCCGGTTTTGGTAAAGTTGGTGCCATTAATGGTGTATTCACACAAGATGGACAGATGAATGCCTTGCTGTTTGACGGTGATTATAAATTCATTGTTCCAACAGGCCAGGGCCCTTTCATGTGGCCTAAAACAGCAGCAGGCACACCAGACTCACTGGCTATATCAGTTGCCGGCAGCAAAACGGTTGATATAGAAGTAACGCCATATTACATGATACGCAACGCAAACATCAGCGTTAGCGGTACCACGGTTAATGCAACTTTTAAGGCAGAAAAAATTATAACCGATGCCAATGCAAAAGACATTGAAAGTGTAACGTTGTTTGTAAACAACACGGTGTATGTATCAGGTACAAACAATGTAGCACGGGCTGATAAAGCAGGTGCCGACATTACAGATCCTGATAACATCAGCCTGTCTGTTGCTTTGCCAACGCTTAGCCAGGACTATGTTTTTGCAAGGGTAGGTATTAAGATTGCAGGTGTGGAAGACATGATCTTTTCACAGCTTGTAAAGCTTACCTTTTAA
- a CDS encoding family 43 glycosylhydrolase: MAVVNTVMAQDVTHTAPAPLYRDPVTDGAADPVMVWNRAAQKWWMLYTQRRANTEAPGVSFCYGNDIAVACGEDSGRTWVYRGTLNLAFEEGRNTYWAPEVVYHEGVYHMFVVYIQGVRSEWGGKARMAHYTSNELWQWKFIGFVTLSSEQVIDASLMQMPDGTWRMWYKDDARNAAIMMAESKDLFTWTYNNEPVLGNTAQEGPKVFAYNHYYWMLTDEWRGMRVYRSADAIHWEKQGLILDSASARKDDQPGGAHGDVVVVNDKAWVFYFTHPGRIKHGEAHMDANGIYPFSERRSSIQVAPLQFANGTLVSDRSRPFVFSLPALKNK, translated from the coding sequence ATGGCAGTGGTTAACACGGTAATGGCGCAGGATGTTACACACACGGCACCTGCGCCGCTCTACCGTGATCCTGTTACAGATGGGGCCGCCGACCCTGTAATGGTATGGAACCGTGCAGCACAAAAATGGTGGATGTTGTACACACAGCGCCGTGCAAATACGGAAGCGCCGGGTGTATCCTTCTGCTATGGTAATGATATTGCGGTGGCCTGTGGGGAAGACAGTGGCCGCACATGGGTTTACCGCGGCACGCTGAATCTTGCATTTGAAGAAGGGCGTAATACCTACTGGGCTCCTGAGGTTGTTTATCATGAAGGTGTTTACCACATGTTTGTGGTGTATATACAAGGTGTAAGAAGTGAGTGGGGTGGTAAGGCACGCATGGCACATTATACAAGCAATGAACTATGGCAGTGGAAGTTTATTGGGTTTGTAACGCTTTCGTCAGAGCAAGTCATAGACGCGTCGCTTATGCAAATGCCCGATGGTACCTGGCGTATGTGGTATAAAGATGATGCACGCAACGCCGCAATTATGATGGCAGAAAGCAAAGATCTTTTTACGTGGACATACAATAACGAGCCCGTACTTGGCAACACCGCCCAGGAAGGTCCGAAAGTGTTTGCATATAACCATTATTACTGGATGCTGACAGATGAATGGCGCGGCATGCGTGTATACAGATCGGCCGACGCTATACATTGGGAAAAACAGGGGCTTATATTAGACAGCGCGTCGGCAAGAAAAGATGATCAACCAGGCGGTGCACATGGAGATGTGGTTGTGGTAAATGATAAGGCATGGGTGTTTTACTTTACACACCCCGGCAGGATAAAACATGGCGAAGCACACATGGATGCGAATGGTATTTATCCTTTCAGCGAAAGAAGATCATCGATACAGGTAGCGCCATTGCAATTTGCAAACGGAACGCTTGTAAGCGACAGGAGCAGGCCCTTTGTATTTTCTTTGCCTGCATTGAAGAATAAGTGA
- a CDS encoding glycoside hydrolase family 2 protein — MMKKILAAAGFTCVCACAVAQDGWKMVEGKIATPWAAKVDPSMPLPEYPRPQMVRGDWKNLNGLWNYAVLPKSEAKPSAYQGKILVPFAIESALSGVGKTVGKDSLLWYATSFDLPKKKNATYLLHFGAVDWRTEVFVNGRSVGIHEGGYDPFSFDITGFITKGKQQLEVKVWDPTDDGPQPRGKQVNRPHGIWYTPVTGIWQTVWVEAVPQTYIAATIQTPDVDNKRLSVTTDVKNLQPGDSIKISAWDGSSVIAETTAAGAAEAKLAIGNPKLWSVKSPFLYDLKIAVVRKGKVVDEVKSYFAMRKSSVKADQHGVLRMMLNDEFVFQLGPLDQGWWPDGLYTAPTDEALLFDIVKTKEMGFNLIRKHVKTEPARWYRYCDSVGMLVWQDMPSGDLGARWNSRPGYEGGNEMDRTPESEKIYRTEWNAIMESLHNFPSIVVWTPFNEAWGQFKTIEITEWTKQKDPSRLVNSASGGNFYVTGDIMDLHNYPAPAMPKVDLFGAKQALVLGEFGGLGLPLEGHTWQGKNNWGYQSFKDADTMYMKYAEFIEALQPLIRKGLSAAVYTQTTDVEVETNGLMTYDRKVIKMPAEKLNAIHSKLYSKKIGVVKE; from the coding sequence ATGATGAAAAAAATCTTAGCCGCAGCAGGCTTTACCTGTGTATGCGCCTGTGCAGTTGCGCAGGATGGTTGGAAAATGGTGGAAGGTAAAATTGCAACGCCATGGGCAGCGAAAGTAGATCCGTCAATGCCATTGCCGGAATATCCGAGACCGCAAATGGTGCGTGGCGACTGGAAGAACCTGAACGGTTTATGGAACTATGCAGTGCTGCCAAAAAGTGAAGCAAAACCATCAGCCTACCAGGGAAAGATACTGGTGCCTTTCGCCATTGAATCTGCATTGTCGGGCGTTGGCAAAACAGTGGGTAAAGACAGTTTATTGTGGTACGCAACATCTTTCGATTTGCCAAAGAAAAAGAATGCAACATACTTGTTGCATTTTGGTGCTGTTGACTGGCGTACAGAAGTATTTGTCAACGGCAGATCAGTTGGTATACATGAAGGTGGTTACGATCCTTTCAGCTTTGATATTACCGGCTTTATTACAAAAGGTAAGCAGCAGCTCGAAGTAAAAGTATGGGACCCTACTGATGATGGCCCGCAGCCAAGAGGTAAACAGGTAAACAGGCCGCATGGTATCTGGTACACACCTGTTACCGGCATCTGGCAAACGGTTTGGGTTGAAGCTGTACCGCAGACTTACATTGCTGCAACCATACAAACGCCGGATGTAGATAACAAACGCTTAAGCGTTACAACAGATGTTAAGAACCTGCAGCCGGGCGATAGTATCAAGATCAGCGCATGGGATGGCTCCTCAGTAATAGCCGAAACAACTGCTGCAGGCGCTGCTGAAGCAAAGCTTGCGATCGGTAACCCGAAATTGTGGTCAGTTAAAAGTCCTTTCCTGTATGATCTTAAAATAGCGGTTGTAAGAAAAGGAAAAGTAGTTGATGAAGTGAAGAGTTATTTCGCGATGCGCAAATCTTCTGTTAAAGCAGATCAGCATGGGGTATTGCGCATGATGCTGAATGATGAATTTGTTTTTCAACTGGGCCCGCTCGACCAGGGTTGGTGGCCTGATGGTTTATATACCGCGCCAACAGATGAAGCACTGCTGTTTGATATTGTAAAGACAAAGGAGATGGGCTTTAACCTTATTCGTAAACATGTAAAAACAGAACCGGCACGCTGGTACCGCTATTGCGATTCCGTAGGCATGCTTGTATGGCAGGATATGCCAAGCGGAGATCTTGGTGCACGCTGGAACTCACGCCCCGGTTATGAAGGCGGTAATGAAATGGATCGTACACCGGAATCGGAAAAAATCTACCGTACAGAATGGAACGCTATTATGGAGAGCCTGCACAACTTTCCCAGCATAGTGGTATGGACGCCCTTTAATGAAGCATGGGGCCAGTTCAAGACCATTGAGATAACTGAATGGACAAAGCAAAAAGATCCTTCAAGGCTTGTAAACAGCGCAAGCGGTGGTAATTTTTATGTCACAGGCGATATCATGGATTTGCACAATTACCCGGCACCGGCAATGCCAAAGGTTGATCTTTTTGGTGCAAAGCAGGCACTTGTATTAGGAGAATTTGGCGGACTTGGATTACCACTTGAAGGGCATACATGGCAGGGTAAAAACAACTGGGGCTACCAGAGTTTTAAAGATGCTGATACCATGTACATGAAGTATGCGGAATTTATAGAAGCCCTGCAACCATTGATCCGGAAAGGCTTGTCTGCAGCAGTGTACACGCAAACAACAGATGTAGAGGTAGAAACGAACGGTTTAATGACATACGACCGGAAAGTAATAAAGATGCCGGCTGAAAAGCTGAACGCC
- a CDS encoding glycoside hydrolase family 2 TIM barrel-domain containing protein, with protein sequence MKKLTSLFAVLLCLVAANANAQSERAVWTKEQANEWYSKQGWIRGSNFTPGSAINQLEMWQKETFDPATIDKELGFAEGIGFNTMRVFLHHVAWEVDPEGFKKRVNEYLAIADKHHIKTMFVFFDDVWDENYAAGKQREPKPGVHNSGWIRDPGKLFYETNPAVVATLEKYVKDILTTFKNDHRILMWDVYNEPGNSGYKGKSLYLLSLVFRWGRQINPVQPLSAGVWAKDLTELNTFQLANSDIITYHNYDDEKVHAEVIDSLQKYGRPLICTEYMARTRGSKFQNIMPMMKQKNVGAINWGFVAGKTNTIYAWDTPIPDGSEPKVWFHDIFRKDGSPYSKEEVDLIKSLTGKK encoded by the coding sequence ATGAAGAAACTGACCTCCTTATTTGCTGTGTTGTTATGCCTGGTGGCAGCAAATGCAAATGCACAAAGCGAAAGAGCTGTATGGACAAAAGAGCAAGCCAATGAATGGTACAGTAAACAGGGCTGGATACGCGGCAGCAATTTTACACCGGGCAGCGCCATCAACCAGTTGGAGATGTGGCAGAAAGAAACGTTTGACCCGGCAACAATCGATAAGGAGCTTGGTTTTGCAGAAGGCATTGGTTTTAATACCATGCGTGTGTTCCTTCATCATGTGGCATGGGAAGTTGACCCCGAAGGTTTTAAAAAAAGAGTGAATGAATACCTTGCTATTGCAGACAAACACCACATCAAAACAATGTTTGTTTTCTTTGATGATGTATGGGATGAAAACTATGCAGCAGGAAAACAACGCGAACCAAAACCAGGGGTACACAATTCAGGCTGGATAAGAGACCCGGGAAAGCTTTTCTACGAAACAAATCCCGCAGTGGTGGCCACGCTGGAGAAGTATGTAAAAGACATACTTACAACATTTAAAAATGATCATCGCATATTGATGTGGGATGTATATAATGAACCCGGTAACAGCGGTTATAAAGGTAAAAGTCTTTACCTGTTATCACTGGTGTTCAGGTGGGGCAGGCAGATAAATCCCGTGCAGCCACTGTCTGCAGGCGTTTGGGCCAAAGACCTAACAGAGCTGAATACATTTCAGCTTGCCAACTCAGATATCATTACATACCACAATTACGATGATGAAAAAGTGCATGCAGAAGTAATAGACTCTTTACAGAAATACGGCCGTCCGCTCATCTGTACCGAATACATGGCACGTACAAGGGGCAGCAAGTTTCAGAATATCATGCCGATGATGAAACAAAAAAATGTAGGCGCCATCAACTGGGGTTTCGTGGCCGGCAAAACAAATACCATTTATGCGTGGGATACACCAATACCCGATGGCTCAGAACCAAAAGTGTGGTTTCACGATATATTCAGGAAAGACGGCTCACCGTATAGCAAAGAAGAAGTCGACCTGATCAAATCGCTCACTGGTAAAAAATAG
- a CDS encoding beta-L-arabinofuranosidase domain-containing protein, translating into MKRKYFSLKQISTISAGIVAALLFINWNMPASDSVTVVKRITATTSSKYYVSNKAPLVPSQFIKLPAGSIKPQGWVLKYLELQRDGLTGNLGEISAWLDKHNNAWYSGTGQGDHGWEEVPYWLKGYGDIGYILHDEKMIAETKRWLEKVFESQRADGYFGPTIKEGEYTDLWSNMIMLWTMQSYYEYSKDARVIPFMTKYFKWQSAVPDNKLLQTYWENSRGGDNLYSIYWLYNRTGESWLLELAHKIHNNTADWTQANNLPNWHNVNVAQCFREPATYYLQTKDSAHLKATYNNFSLIRNIYGQVPGGMFGADENARKGYDDPRQAVETCGMVEQMASDELLIGITGDPMWADNCEDVAFNTYPAAVMPDFKGLRYLTAPNMVISDSKNHSPGLQNEGPFLSMNPFSSRCCQHNHAQGWPYYAEHLWMATPDNGIAAMLYSSSEVTAKVGNGKEVTLKQTTNYPFDEKIMIEVNGSGEFPLYMRIPGWCTRSALSINGKPVTGNFEAGSYARIERKWSNGDKIELTFPMQLALRTWNKNKNSVSLNYGPLTYSLKIEENYTKVDATKAAVWDAKWQANADQSKWPAYDIYPLSMWNYGLLINSKPLAQQFEVVKKEWPASNFPFTLNDVPVLIKAKGKMIPQWTIDKYGLCDTLPQSPVNVNTKETEITLIPMGAARLRISAFPVVE; encoded by the coding sequence ATGAAGAGAAAATATTTCAGTCTGAAACAGATCAGTACAATAAGTGCCGGTATTGTTGCGGCCCTGCTTTTTATAAACTGGAATATGCCTGCTTCAGATAGCGTAACAGTTGTTAAGCGCATTACAGCAACAACTTCCAGCAAATATTATGTGTCCAATAAGGCACCACTTGTTCCATCGCAGTTTATTAAGCTGCCGGCGGGCAGTATAAAGCCACAGGGTTGGGTGCTGAAATATCTCGAACTGCAGCGGGATGGTTTAACGGGCAATCTTGGCGAAATAAGTGCCTGGCTCGATAAGCACAACAATGCCTGGTATAGTGGTACAGGCCAGGGCGATCATGGATGGGAAGAGGTTCCATACTGGCTGAAAGGGTATGGTGATATCGGCTACATATTGCATGATGAAAAAATGATTGCCGAAACAAAAAGGTGGCTGGAGAAAGTTTTTGAAAGCCAGCGTGCAGACGGTTACTTTGGCCCAACCATCAAAGAAGGTGAGTATACAGATCTCTGGTCAAATATGATCATGTTGTGGACCATGCAATCATATTACGAATACAGTAAGGATGCACGTGTTATTCCCTTCATGACAAAATATTTCAAATGGCAGTCTGCAGTACCAGACAATAAATTATTGCAAACCTATTGGGAGAACAGCCGCGGCGGAGATAATCTTTACAGCATTTACTGGTTGTATAACCGCACCGGCGAGTCCTGGTTGCTGGAGCTTGCCCATAAAATTCACAACAATACGGCAGACTGGACGCAGGCCAATAACCTGCCCAACTGGCACAATGTAAACGTTGCCCAATGCTTTCGTGAGCCGGCCACTTATTACCTGCAGACAAAAGATTCTGCGCATTTAAAAGCTACTTACAACAACTTCAGTCTTATACGCAACATCTATGGCCAGGTGCCCGGTGGTATGTTTGGCGCAGATGAAAATGCCCGTAAAGGTTACGACGATCCCAGGCAGGCCGTTGAAACATGCGGAATGGTGGAGCAGATGGCATCTGATGAATTGCTTATTGGTATTACCGGCGACCCAATGTGGGCAGACAATTGCGAAGACGTAGCCTTCAACACATACCCTGCGGCTGTAATGCCCGATTTTAAAGGTTTGCGTTACCTCACTGCTCCGAATATGGTGATCAGTGACAGTAAAAATCATTCACCCGGTTTACAAAACGAAGGGCCTTTTCTCAGCATGAACCCGTTTAGCAGCAGGTGCTGTCAACACAATCATGCCCAGGGCTGGCCTTATTATGCAGAACATTTATGGATGGCCACGCCTGATAATGGTATTGCCGCCATGTTATACAGCAGCAGCGAGGTAACTGCGAAGGTTGGTAACGGCAAAGAAGTAACACTGAAGCAGACGACCAATTACCCGTTTGATGAAAAAATTATGATCGAAGTAAACGGTAGCGGTGAGTTCCCTTTATACATGCGTATCCCGGGCTGGTGCACACGTTCCGCTTTAAGTATCAACGGGAAGCCTGTTACAGGCAATTTCGAAGCAGGTTCATATGCACGCATTGAAAGAAAGTGGAGTAACGGGGACAAGATTGAACTAACTTTTCCGATGCAGCTTGCATTGCGTACATGGAACAAAAACAAGAACAGTGTAAGCCTGAATTATGGGCCACTCACTTACTCCTTAAAGATCGAAGAAAATTATACGAAGGTAGATGCTACCAAAGCAGCCGTGTGGGATGCAAAATGGCAGGCCAATGCAGACCAGAGTAAGTGGCCGGCCTACGATATTTATCCTTTGTCAATGTGGAACTATGGCCTGCTTATAAACAGTAAACCATTGGCTCAACAATTTGAAGTAGTAAAAAAAGAATGGCCTGCAAGCAATTTTCCTTTTACACTAAATGATGTACCGGTTCTGATAAAGGCTAAAGGCAAAATGATACCACAGTGGACAATTGACAAATACGGTTTGTGTGATACGCTGCCGCAGAGCCCTGTAAACGTGAATACAAAAGAGACAGAGATTACATTGATACCGATGGGAGCTGCAAGATTAAGGATCTCGGCTTTCCCGGTAGTAGAATAA